A window of Elusimicrobiota bacterium contains these coding sequences:
- a CDS encoding DUF748 domain-containing protein produces MNAPAPTPLQPPARAKAFSTGLFVGFLLALAGVLAGLYYVNGRLSLGFERGLRRFVFTDDRVAGFEGATLDLWRGRAALRQLRFRGSGGLQGTVDAVTLSAPVAELFSGAGPVAVLSLERPALRWGGPAGGGAGFHPPTLPWAVREWNVTDGSATWTLADGGFTFDRWDLRLVRSDPGTDGRSVLTLDGRGRVLPEDPGAVTAHATLQEPFSPAALEGEIQMRDLSLPALYRIWGRDPELQILSGRLDVKTQFTIRGDQLTASHLVEIKDLRVDPGAKKKLFGLSVKRLKDVLVVDRLSFVVPMSGSVQDPEIGFATTLEQILTKILDGKIDDPEDLRAWARRGGNYFGAKADAAWRAWLKRRREKAP; encoded by the coding sequence GTGAACGCCCCCGCCCCGACTCCTCTCCAACCCCCGGCCCGCGCGAAAGCTTTTTCGACCGGCCTCTTCGTCGGCTTTTTACTGGCCCTGGCCGGGGTTCTGGCCGGGCTTTATTATGTCAACGGCCGACTGTCCTTGGGGTTCGAGCGGGGCCTTCGGCGTTTTGTCTTCACCGACGATCGCGTCGCCGGTTTTGAGGGAGCGACGTTGGATTTGTGGCGCGGGCGGGCGGCCCTGCGTCAATTGCGCTTTCGGGGTTCCGGCGGCCTTCAAGGCACGGTGGACGCGGTGACTCTTTCGGCCCCCGTGGCGGAATTGTTTTCGGGAGCCGGGCCCGTGGCCGTTTTGAGTCTCGAACGCCCCGCGCTCCGTTGGGGCGGGCCCGCGGGAGGCGGCGCCGGTTTTCACCCGCCGACCTTGCCCTGGGCCGTCCGGGAATGGAACGTGACCGACGGTTCGGCGACCTGGACGCTCGCGGACGGGGGATTTACCTTTGATCGCTGGGACCTCCGTCTGGTTCGGTCCGATCCCGGAACGGACGGACGATCGGTCCTGACGCTGGACGGGCGGGGGCGCGTCCTCCCCGAGGACCCGGGCGCCGTGACCGCCCACGCGACGCTGCAGGAGCCCTTTTCCCCCGCCGCCCTCGAAGGGGAAATCCAAATGCGCGATCTTTCCCTGCCGGCCCTTTACCGGATCTGGGGCCGGGACCCCGAACTGCAAATTCTCTCGGGGCGGCTCGACGTCAAAACCCAATTCACGATCCGCGGCGATCAACTGACGGCCAGCCATTTGGTGGAAATCAAAGACCTGCGCGTGGATCCCGGGGCCAAGAAAAAACTTTTCGGCCTGTCGGTCAAACGGCTGAAAGACGTTTTGGTCGTCGATCGCCTGTCTTTTGTGGTGCCCATGAGCGGGTCCGTGCAGGACCCCGAAATCGGGTTCGCGACCACGTTGGAGCAAATCCTCACCAAAATCCTTGACGGAAAAATCGACGACCCGGAGGACCTTCGAGCCTGGGCGCGCCGGGGCGGCAACTACTTCGGCGCCAAAGCCGACGCCGCCTGGCGAGCGTGGCTCAAGCGCCGACGGGAAAAGGCGCCGTGA
- the cobA gene encoding uroporphyrinogen-III C-methyltransferase → MRTGRVFLVGAGPGDPHLLTLRGAALLREADVVVLDALVDRRLLAHCRKGAAVIDAGKRGHGRVLMRQTAINRLLARLGRAGKRVVRLKGGDPYLFGRGGEEAAFLARARIPFEVVPGVSSVGAVPAAAGIPLTHRGLASTVTIVTGHGGEPNPYLRESGKERNGRRPPRVAWEKIPRDGTLVVLMGLGRLKEIVGELRRAGWPAATPAAGIASGTLPGQRSVRGTLGDIVARVRAAGLQPPATMVFGRVVSLSPRLNWFERRPLFGWTVLVTRAADQASGLTALLEEKGARVAEAPAIRIEPLTPSAAVRRALRSLSNFDGALFTSANAVRAAATRLRGPWPRGVPVYAVGPKTAEALRAAGWPVTRAAEEFRAEGLARILGKNLRGKSFLFPRAAEGRDVLIDFLEKAGARVVLWPVYRTRLLPPSPDVRARLRRGAFDAVTFTSSSTAHGLLGKLSAAERAKIFKRTRAASIGPITTAALRSLGVRPAVTALGATVESLVDALVRSRERP, encoded by the coding sequence GTGAGAACGGGACGCGTTTTTTTGGTGGGCGCGGGACCCGGGGATCCCCATCTTCTGACCCTGCGGGGCGCGGCGCTTTTGCGCGAGGCCGACGTCGTCGTTTTGGACGCCCTGGTGGACCGCCGGTTGCTGGCCCATTGCCGAAAGGGCGCGGCGGTGATCGACGCGGGCAAGCGCGGCCACGGCCGGGTGCTCATGCGCCAAACGGCGATCAATCGATTGTTGGCGCGGCTGGGTCGGGCCGGGAAGCGTGTCGTGCGCCTCAAAGGCGGCGACCCGTATCTTTTCGGTCGGGGGGGCGAGGAGGCCGCGTTTTTGGCCCGGGCCCGGATTCCCTTTGAGGTGGTTCCCGGCGTTTCTTCCGTCGGCGCCGTTCCCGCGGCGGCCGGGATTCCCCTCACCCACCGGGGGTTGGCTTCCACCGTCACCATCGTGACGGGTCACGGCGGCGAGCCGAATCCGTACTTGCGGGAATCGGGAAAAGAGCGAAACGGTCGTCGGCCGCCCCGGGTGGCCTGGGAAAAAATTCCCCGGGACGGAACCTTGGTGGTGTTGATGGGCCTGGGCCGCTTGAAGGAAATCGTCGGAGAATTGCGCCGCGCCGGGTGGCCGGCCGCCACGCCGGCCGCCGGGATCGCTTCGGGCACCTTGCCCGGCCAGCGGTCGGTGCGCGGGACCTTGGGCGACATCGTCGCCCGGGTTCGGGCCGCCGGGCTTCAGCCGCCGGCGACGATGGTGTTCGGCCGGGTCGTTTCCCTGTCGCCCCGGCTCAATTGGTTCGAGCGGCGGCCCCTCTTCGGATGGACGGTCCTCGTGACCCGCGCCGCCGACCAGGCGAGCGGGCTGACGGCCCTGCTGGAGGAAAAAGGGGCCCGGGTCGCCGAAGCCCCCGCGATCCGAATCGAGCCGTTGACGCCGTCGGCGGCGGTTCGGCGGGCCCTGCGTTCCTTGTCCAATTTTGACGGAGCCCTTTTTACGAGTGCCAACGCGGTGCGCGCCGCCGCGACGCGCCTTCGCGGCCCCTGGCCCCGGGGCGTCCCGGTGTACGCCGTGGGGCCCAAAACGGCGGAAGCCCTGCGGGCCGCCGGCTGGCCCGTGACCCGCGCGGCGGAGGAATTTCGGGCGGAGGGGTTGGCCCGGATTCTGGGGAAAAATCTCCGGGGAAAATCCTTTTTGTTTCCCCGGGCCGCGGAAGGTCGGGACGTGTTGATCGATTTCCTCGAAAAAGCCGGCGCCCGGGTCGTCCTCTGGCCCGTGTACCGCACCCGCCTCCTCCCGCCCTCGCCGGACGTCCGCGCCCGGTTGCGTCGGGGCGCGTTCGACGCCGTGACCTTTACGTCGTCTTCCACCGCCCACGGCCTCCTGGGGAAACTGTCGGCCGCGGAACGCGCCAAGATTTTCAAACGGACCCGGGCCGCTTCCATCGGGCCCATCACGACCGCCGCGCTGCGGTCCCTGGGCGTGCGCCCGGCCGTGACCGCTTTGGGGGCCACGGTGGAATCCCTGGTGGACGCTTTGGTTCGAAGTCGGGAGCGGCCGTGA
- a CDS encoding inositol monophosphatase, protein METALRRALAAAGSVIRRGFGRRFTVSHKGLVDIVTSVDGAAERAILRVLRGAFPDHGFLMEESGERIAASRYRWVIDPLDGTVNFAHGLPLSCVSIGLEKDGRVVLGGVLDPYRRELFTAARGRGSHLNGRRIRVSATGRLLDALLVTGFPYDRYKKARFYLSFVEKFMKRTQGLRRLGAAALDMAQVACGRFDGYWEFNLKPWDAAAGLLLVEEAGGRVTDFRGRPYRLSDTRQTLASNGHLHPAMLRLLRTSKS, encoded by the coding sequence CTGGAAACCGCCCTCCGCCGGGCCCTGGCCGCGGCGGGGAGCGTGATTCGCCGGGGCTTCGGCCGACGCTTCACCGTGTCCCACAAGGGCCTCGTGGACATTGTGACGTCCGTGGACGGCGCGGCCGAACGGGCCATTCTTCGGGTGCTCCGGGGAGCGTTCCCCGATCACGGGTTTCTGATGGAGGAATCCGGCGAGCGGATCGCCGCGTCGCGATACCGTTGGGTCATCGATCCCTTGGACGGCACGGTGAATTTCGCCCATGGGCTTCCCCTTTCCTGCGTGTCCATCGGGCTCGAGAAAGACGGGCGGGTGGTGTTGGGCGGCGTCCTGGATCCTTACCGCCGGGAGCTTTTCACCGCGGCCCGGGGCCGGGGGTCTCATTTGAACGGGCGGCGCATCCGGGTGTCCGCCACCGGGCGGCTCTTGGACGCGCTGTTGGTCACGGGGTTTCCCTACGATCGCTACAAAAAAGCCCGGTTTTATCTTTCCTTCGTGGAGAAATTTATGAAGCGAACCCAGGGACTGCGCCGGCTGGGCGCGGCGGCTTTGGACATGGCCCAGGTGGCCTGCGGCCGCTTTGACGGGTATTGGGAATTTAACCTCAAGCCCTGGGACGCCGCCGCGGGGCTTTTGCTGGTGGAGGAAGCGGGGGGGCGGGTGACGGATTTTCGGGGGCGGCCCTATCGATTGTCGGACACCCGCCAAACACTGGCGTCCAACGGGCACCTCCATCCGGCCATGCTCCGCCTTCTTCGGACCTCGAAAAGCTGA
- a CDS encoding cupredoxin domain-containing protein: MKRFVRFVLILSGFAAAGALLRAEDRALTLVNVKYQGNVIWLPNPLIVKKGDHVKLTLINNVPDDPAVHGFTIPAFNVKVEIPRGEPQTVEFVASESGLFETSCHLHPAHVKGQILVLSK; the protein is encoded by the coding sequence ATGAAACGATTCGTTCGATTCGTGCTGATCCTGTCGGGTTTTGCCGCCGCCGGCGCCCTGTTGCGCGCCGAGGACCGGGCCTTGACCCTGGTCAACGTGAAATACCAGGGCAACGTGATTTGGCTTCCCAACCCCTTGATCGTCAAAAAAGGCGACCACGTCAAATTGACCCTCATCAACAACGTCCCCGATGATCCGGCCGTCCACGGTTTCACCATCCCGGCGTTCAACGTGAAGGTGGAAATTCCCCGGGGCGAGCCCCAAACCGTCGAGTTCGTCGCCTCCGAATCCGGCCTCTTTGAAACCAGCTGCCACCTGCACCCGGCCCACGTCAAAGGGCAGATTCTGGTTCTTTCGAAATAA
- the hemB gene encoding porphobilinogen synthase: MAFPTTRPRRLRNSAAARRLVRETRLSPDDLVWPLFVRSGRGVRRPVSSMPGVFQLSVDQAVKDAREAARLGVPAVLLFGLPDRKDPLGKDAYSPDGIVQRAVRALKDALPDLLVATDLCLCEYTDHGHCGVVRNKGADAVIDNDATLDLLGETARAQAEAGADWVAPSGMMDGGVAAIRRALDAAGRTNVGVLAYAVKYASAFYGPFRDAAQSAPAFGDRRTHQMDPANAREALREAALDLDEGADVLMVKPALAYLDILRRLRERFDAPLAAYNVSGEYAMVKAAAAKGWIDEKRTVLEILTSLKRAGADLLITYHARDAARALADR; this comes from the coding sequence ATGGCGTTTCCGACCACCCGCCCCCGCCGCCTTCGAAACAGCGCCGCCGCCCGGCGTTTGGTCCGCGAAACCCGGCTGTCGCCGGACGACCTCGTTTGGCCTCTGTTTGTCCGTTCCGGCCGGGGCGTTCGTCGGCCGGTGTCGTCCATGCCCGGCGTTTTCCAGCTTTCCGTGGATCAGGCGGTGAAGGACGCCCGGGAGGCGGCGCGCCTCGGCGTGCCCGCGGTTCTGCTCTTCGGATTGCCCGACCGGAAAGACCCCCTGGGCAAAGACGCCTATTCGCCCGACGGCATCGTGCAACGGGCCGTGCGGGCCCTCAAAGACGCCCTGCCCGATCTGTTGGTGGCGACGGACCTGTGCCTCTGCGAATACACCGACCACGGCCACTGCGGCGTCGTTCGCAATAAAGGGGCCGACGCCGTGATCGACAACGACGCGACGCTCGATCTGTTGGGCGAAACGGCCCGGGCCCAGGCCGAAGCCGGGGCCGACTGGGTGGCCCCCTCCGGCATGATGGACGGAGGGGTGGCCGCCATTCGCCGCGCCTTGGACGCCGCCGGCCGGACGAACGTCGGCGTTCTGGCCTACGCGGTGAAATACGCTTCGGCGTTTTACGGTCCCTTCCGGGACGCCGCCCAATCCGCTCCCGCTTTCGGCGACCGCCGCACCCACCAGATGGACCCGGCCAACGCCCGGGAAGCCCTTCGGGAGGCCGCCCTGGATTTGGACGAAGGCGCCGACGTCCTGATGGTCAAGCCCGCCCTGGCCTACCTGGACATTCTCCGACGGTTGCGCGAACGTTTCGACGCGCCCCTGGCGGCCTACAACGTTTCCGGCGAATACGCCATGGTCAAAGCCGCCGCGGCCAAGGGCTGGATCGACGAGAAACGCACGGTTCTGGAAATTTTAACGTCGTTAAAACGCGCCGGCGCCGACTTGTTGATCACCTACCACGCCCGGGACGCGGCCCGCGCCCTGGCGGACCGATGA
- a CDS encoding MBL fold metallo-hydrolase, producing MTPRPPRSGARGWRGGWAVLFVGLTAACVPRAEVKGPGDPDAGLTVSWLGHACFSFQDSAHRLFLIDPFDESIGYDFHWVRPDAVLITHDHFDHNHLRHADAYAVLRATGVNTVAGIEVTGILADHDGEGGRKNGPTRIYVWSMGGLRLAHLGDIGQADLRPDQREALQGIDVLFVPVGGRTTVDAAGARRLIDLLRPRVVVPMHYGNARVRFFEFDPLEPFLKLFKNIVELPDAVFHLRAADLPAETTVYVPAVPS from the coding sequence ATGACCCCACGGCCGCCCCGGTCGGGCGCCCGCGGGTGGCGGGGGGGGTGGGCCGTCCTTTTCGTCGGGTTGACGGCCGCCTGCGTGCCCCGGGCCGAGGTCAAGGGTCCCGGCGATCCGGACGCCGGGCTCACCGTGTCGTGGCTCGGCCACGCGTGCTTTTCTTTTCAGGACAGCGCCCACCGTTTGTTCCTGATCGATCCGTTCGACGAAAGCATCGGCTACGATTTCCACTGGGTCCGCCCGGACGCCGTGTTGATCACCCACGACCATTTTGACCACAATCATCTTCGACACGCCGATGCGTACGCGGTGTTGCGCGCCACGGGTGTGAACACGGTGGCCGGCATCGAAGTGACGGGGATTCTCGCCGACCACGACGGCGAGGGCGGCCGGAAAAACGGCCCCACCCGGATCTACGTGTGGTCCATGGGCGGCCTGCGCCTGGCGCACCTGGGGGACATCGGCCAGGCGGATTTGCGCCCAGACCAGCGGGAGGCCCTCCAAGGCATCGACGTGCTCTTCGTTCCGGTCGGCGGTCGGACCACCGTGGACGCCGCGGGCGCCCGTCGATTGATCGACCTCCTCCGTCCCCGGGTCGTGGTCCCCATGCACTACGGCAACGCCCGGGTGCGTTTTTTCGAATTCGATCCCCTTGAGCCTTTCCTCAAACTATTTAAGAATATCGTCGAATTGCCCGACGCCGTTTTCCATTTGAGGGCCGCCGATCTGCCGGCGGAGACGACGGTGTATGTTCCGGCGGTGCCGTCGTGA
- the hemL gene encoding glutamate-1-semialdehyde 2,1-aminomutase, whose product MNGARPRSEALFAEAKQRLVGGVNSPVRAFGAVGGTPVFMERARGSRLWDVDGNVYLDYVGSWGPMILGHAHPAVVKAAQRAVELGSSFGAPTAAEITLAQLVREAFPTAERVRFTSSGTEACLTALRLARGATGRPLIVKFAGCYHGHGDSLLVSAGSGALTTGRPNSAGVPAELARLTLVLPYNDPDALAAAFAKHGKKIAAVIVEPVVGNMGVVGPRPDFLDALERLPRRHGALLILDEVMTGFRLSWGGAQRLLALRADLTTFGKIIGGGFPVGGLGGSRRLMDLLAPLGPVYQAGTLSGNPVAMAAGAATLGLLKKDPPYKFLRDTTDHLVHGLRAVARRHRREVTVNAVESMFTVFFTKGPVTDLKSAQRANAKLYARFFHGLLRRGVYFPPSQFEAAFLSAAHTPADIEKTVAAADAAFRDL is encoded by the coding sequence GTGAACGGCGCGCGCCCCCGATCGGAAGCCCTCTTCGCCGAGGCCAAGCAACGGCTGGTCGGCGGCGTCAATTCCCCCGTGCGCGCCTTCGGCGCCGTGGGCGGCACGCCGGTGTTCATGGAGCGCGCCCGGGGCTCCCGTTTGTGGGACGTGGACGGAAACGTTTATCTCGATTACGTCGGGTCCTGGGGGCCCATGATCCTGGGCCACGCCCATCCGGCGGTGGTCAAAGCCGCTCAGCGGGCGGTGGAGCTCGGCAGTTCCTTCGGCGCCCCCACGGCGGCGGAAATCACGCTGGCTCAGTTGGTGCGGGAAGCCTTCCCCACGGCGGAGCGGGTGCGCTTCACCAGTTCCGGCACCGAAGCCTGTCTGACGGCTCTTCGATTGGCCCGGGGCGCCACGGGGCGTCCCCTGATTGTCAAATTCGCCGGGTGTTACCACGGCCACGGGGACAGTTTGTTGGTCTCGGCGGGCAGCGGCGCGTTGACGACCGGACGACCCAACTCCGCGGGCGTGCCGGCGGAGTTGGCCCGGCTCACGCTGGTCCTTCCCTACAACGACCCCGACGCGCTGGCGGCGGCCTTCGCCAAGCACGGCAAAAAAATCGCGGCGGTCATCGTTGAGCCCGTGGTGGGCAATATGGGGGTGGTGGGACCCCGGCCCGACTTTTTGGACGCGTTGGAGCGTCTCCCGCGCCGCCACGGCGCCCTGCTCATTTTGGACGAAGTCATGACGGGTTTTCGCCTGTCCTGGGGCGGCGCCCAGCGCCTCCTGGCCCTTCGCGCCGATCTTACGACGTTCGGTAAAATCATCGGCGGCGGATTCCCGGTGGGCGGTTTGGGCGGTTCCCGGCGTCTGATGGACCTGTTGGCGCCTCTGGGGCCCGTCTACCAGGCGGGGACGCTCTCCGGAAATCCCGTGGCCATGGCCGCCGGCGCCGCCACCCTCGGGCTCCTCAAAAAAGACCCGCCTTACAAGTTTCTTCGGGACACCACCGATCATTTGGTTCACGGCCTTCGGGCCGTCGCGCGCCGCCACCGGCGGGAGGTAACGGTGAACGCGGTGGAGTCGATGTTCACCGTTTTTTTCACGAAGGGGCCCGTGACGGATCTCAAGAGCGCCCAGCGCGCCAACGCGAAGCTTTACGCCCGGTTTTTCCACGGGTTGCTCCGCCGCGGTGTGTATTTCCCGCCGTCCCAATTCGAAGCCGCGTTCCTCTCGGCCGCTCACACCCCCGCGGACATCGAGAAAACCGTGGCCGCGGCCGACGCCGCCTTCCGCGACCTGTGA
- the ala gene encoding alanine dehydrogenase, whose product MKFLWLSDEDVADLVTVGEALPLVEEAFRALAEGRAQMPPKMYLDFKEFGGDLRAMPAYLPRTGADGKGFAGVKVVNSHPGNPARGLPTVSAVLVLNDPETGLPLAIMAAGRLTDIRTGAAGGVAAKHLARKNSEILGLVGCGRQAVTQWQALAGRFPLKEIRVAGQTLEEARAFIAKYEAPGGPAWRATSVPEAAGADLVVTTTPGRAVVVSSAWVRPGTHVNAIGADAPGKQELDVALLKRARVFVDSPEQAFHSGEVNVGLSSGALTPADIAGGLGDVVAGRTPGRRSDADITVFDSTGLAVQDVAVAAFVYRRARERSRGQSLTL is encoded by the coding sequence GTGAAGTTTTTGTGGTTGTCCGACGAGGACGTGGCCGATTTGGTCACGGTCGGCGAAGCCTTGCCCCTGGTGGAGGAAGCGTTCCGCGCTTTGGCCGAGGGCCGCGCCCAGATGCCCCCCAAAATGTATTTGGATTTTAAGGAATTCGGCGGCGATCTGCGGGCCATGCCGGCCTATCTCCCGCGCACGGGCGCGGACGGCAAGGGGTTCGCCGGGGTCAAGGTCGTCAATTCCCATCCGGGGAATCCCGCCCGGGGTCTCCCCACGGTGTCGGCGGTGCTCGTGTTGAACGACCCCGAAACGGGCCTCCCCTTGGCGATCATGGCCGCCGGGCGTCTCACGGACATTCGAACCGGAGCGGCCGGGGGCGTGGCGGCCAAACACCTGGCGCGCAAAAACTCGGAAATTTTGGGTCTGGTGGGTTGTGGCCGCCAGGCCGTCACCCAATGGCAGGCGCTCGCCGGGCGGTTCCCGCTAAAAGAAATCCGGGTGGCTGGGCAGACGCTCGAAGAGGCCCGGGCCTTCATCGCCAAGTACGAAGCGCCGGGCGGCCCCGCCTGGCGGGCGACGTCGGTGCCGGAAGCCGCCGGGGCCGACCTCGTGGTCACCACCACCCCCGGCCGGGCGGTCGTCGTGTCTTCGGCTTGGGTTCGGCCGGGGACCCACGTAAACGCCATCGGGGCCGACGCCCCCGGCAAGCAGGAACTCGACGTCGCCCTGTTGAAACGCGCCCGGGTGTTCGTGGACTCGCCGGAACAGGCTTTCCACTCGGGCGAAGTCAACGTGGGCTTGAGCTCCGGGGCCCTGACCCCCGCCGATATCGCCGGCGGTTTGGGCGACGTGGTGGCCGGTCGGACGCCCGGCCGCCGGTCCGACGCCGACATCACCGTTTTTGATTCAACCGGGCTCGCGGTGCAGGACGTGGCGGTCGCCGCCTTCGTCTACCGACGGGCCCGGGAACGCTCCCGGGGACAATCCCTCACCCTCTAG
- a CDS encoding DUF1015 domain-containing protein translates to MPDIKPFRAIVYGAAHRKNIRSLVCPPYDVISPEGREALVARDPLNFVRVELPAGDADTRYQTAQALWDRWIDHGVLKRETIPVFYVYESRFRSPVDGRPLKRRGVFAALRVVPWGQGVYPHEKTLPTHKADRLSLFKALKAQTSPIQLLVRDSTSDIDRLIAAQTKGAPWVQFTDEAKVAHRLWKWSGDASARRLAELFKASPCAIADGHHRYETALTYSAWAKRQWGAGSAASHHVMAYFNPSTDAGLEVLPTHRSVPWEKRKFVNLAAWGKLVPVSGLQALKSLIDGRKPAGTLEVGVYRGGKYYRYELKKIPPSLKNTPHAKLAVAVLHGGALKGLGKEDFFFTRNPAEAVAHSKKTEGWSFFLAPNTVQEVLDVSTAGMVMPPKSTYFYPKIPSGLLSHALKGSL, encoded by the coding sequence ATGCCCGACATTAAACCCTTCCGCGCCATCGTTTACGGCGCGGCCCATCGCAAAAACATCCGGTCGCTGGTTTGTCCGCCCTACGACGTGATTTCCCCCGAGGGGCGGGAAGCCCTGGTGGCCCGGGACCCGCTCAATTTTGTCCGGGTGGAACTCCCCGCCGGAGACGCCGACACCCGCTACCAAACGGCCCAAGCCCTCTGGGACCGCTGGATCGATCACGGCGTGTTGAAGCGGGAAACCATACCGGTTTTTTACGTGTATGAATCCCGGTTCCGATCTCCGGTGGACGGCCGTCCCTTAAAACGTCGAGGGGTTTTCGCGGCCCTTCGGGTGGTTCCCTGGGGCCAGGGCGTTTATCCCCACGAGAAAACGCTGCCCACCCACAAGGCCGACCGCCTGTCCCTTTTCAAAGCCCTCAAGGCCCAGACGAGCCCCATCCAGCTTTTGGTCCGGGATTCCACCAGCGACATCGACCGTTTGATCGCGGCCCAAACCAAAGGCGCGCCCTGGGTCCAATTTACCGACGAAGCGAAAGTGGCCCACCGGTTGTGGAAATGGTCGGGGGACGCCTCGGCTCGCCGTCTCGCGGAATTGTTCAAGGCCTCGCCTTGCGCCATCGCGGACGGGCACCACCGCTACGAGACGGCGTTGACCTACAGCGCCTGGGCCAAGCGGCAATGGGGCGCCGGCTCCGCCGCGTCCCACCACGTCATGGCCTATTTCAACCCCTCCACCGACGCGGGGCTCGAAGTTTTGCCCACCCATCGCTCCGTGCCCTGGGAAAAGCGGAAATTCGTAAACCTGGCGGCCTGGGGCAAGCTCGTCCCCGTGTCGGGGCTCCAGGCGCTTAAGAGTTTAATCGACGGACGAAAACCGGCGGGGACGCTTGAGGTGGGGGTCTATCGCGGAGGGAAATATTACCGCTACGAGCTGAAAAAGATTCCGCCGTCCTTGAAAAACACGCCCCACGCCAAACTGGCGGTGGCCGTCCTGCACGGGGGCGCGCTCAAGGGGTTGGGGAAAGAGGATTTCTTTTTCACCCGCAACCCCGCCGAGGCCGTGGCCCACTCCAAGAAAACCGAGGGGTGGTCCTTCTTTCTGGCCCCCAACACCGTCCAGGAAGTGCTGGACGTGTCCACCGCCGGGATGGTCATGCCGCCCAAGAGCACCTACTTCTACCCCAAAATCCCCTCGGGACTGCTCAGCCACGCCCTGAAGGGTTCTCTCTAA
- a CDS encoding prepilin-type N-terminal cleavage/methylation domain-containing protein, producing the protein MKRQRGFTLIELMLVVAIIGLLAAIAIPKFANLVIKAKEAAIRGKLGSLRSALSIYYADNEGTYPHPGNISQVFTIGGKYLDAVPSISIPTVPSHADFNFIAGIQGLDWVDGGGISPPWGYDSSNGTITINCTHTDTKGTTWSLW; encoded by the coding sequence GTGAAAAGGCAACGGGGGTTCACGTTGATTGAGCTGATGCTCGTCGTCGCCATCATCGGACTCTTGGCCGCCATCGCCATTCCCAAATTCGCCAACTTAGTTATTAAGGCCAAAGAGGCGGCGATAAGAGGCAAGCTCGGCTCCCTTCGAAGCGCTCTCAGCATCTACTACGCGGACAACGAGGGGACTTACCCCCACCCGGGAAATATCTCGCAAGTATTTACAATCGGTGGAAAATACCTGGATGCCGTTCCGTCCATTTCAATACCGACGGTGCCAAGTCACGCCGATTTCAATTTTATCGCGGGCATTCAGGGATTGGATTGGGTCGATGGAGGAGGCATTTCCCCCCCCTGGGGGTATGACAGCTCGAACGGAACGATCACGATCAACTGCACTCACACGGACACCAAGGGCACGACCTGGAGCCTCTGGTGA
- a CDS encoding prepilin-type N-terminal cleavage/methylation domain-containing protein: MKPTLYSKGFTLIELMLVVAIIGLLAAIAIPKFANLVVKAKEAAARGKLGTFRSALSLYYADNEGNYPSIAGLQGVGAPPPYYMQYALVPKYMNQQISIDVPSAVIHKGGVYTKPITLFDDSNFDIAFGDGSVGWVIDTTSGKCAVNCSHTDTKGTTWSLW; the protein is encoded by the coding sequence ATGAAACCGACGCTTTATTCCAAGGGCTTTACTCTCATAGAACTTATGTTGGTGGTGGCTATCATCGGCCTGTTGGCGGCCATCGCCATTCCCAAATTCGCCAACTTGGTCGTCAAGGCCAAGGAAGCGGCAGCCCGGGGAAAATTGGGAACTTTCCGAAGCGCGTTAAGCCTCTATTACGCCGACAATGAGGGTAATTACCCCTCTATCGCCGGGTTGCAAGGCGTCGGTGCTCCCCCCCCCTACTACATGCAATATGCGCTGGTTCCCAAATACATGAACCAGCAGATTTCAATCGACGTCCCGTCGGCGGTTATTCATAAGGGCGGAGTGTATACAAAACCCATCACACTTTTTGATGATTCAAATTTCGATATTGCTTTCGGCGACGGTTCCGTAGGATGGGTCATTGATACGACCTCGGGGAAATGTGCCGTTAATTGTTCTCACACGGACACCAAGGGCACCACCTGGAGCCTCTGGTGA
- a CDS encoding cold-shock protein, with protein sequence MKGTVKWFNASKGYGFITPESGEDVFVHFSAIQSEGYKTLEEGQAVEFEVTKGPKGLQASNVRTA encoded by the coding sequence ATGAAAGGCACAGTGAAATGGTTCAACGCTTCCAAGGGTTACGGCTTCATCACGCCGGAGAGCGGAGAGGACGTTTTCGTCCACTTCTCCGCCATCCAGTCGGAGGGCTATAAGACGTTGGAAGAGGGACAGGCTGTCGAGTTCGAGGTGACGAAAGGCCCCAAAGGTCTTCAGGCCTCCAACGTTCGCACGGCGTAA